ATTTAAATAGTCATCAGCAGATGCTTTCGGAAAAGATTGAAAGCCTTTTACAGCAAGAAAAAGTAGGTCACACCGAGATTGAAAAACTGACGGTAGCGCTTACTGCAAATGAAGAGTTATACCGCACGAATAATGAACAACTGGCTACAATCCAGGAAAAGATTAAAGAAAGTAACCATCAGCTGATTGTAAACAATGAAAAAAAGAATCAGCTAAAAACATCTCTGAACGGATTTGAAATAAAACTGGCACATCTTGAGGAAGTGATTCAGAATAATTACGAGATGAATTTAATTATGGTCGAAGATGCAGTAATTGCACTTCAAAACAGTGAAGACTTCGAGAAATATGAAATTTCAGAGGAGCGACAGCGAGCTATTGGAAAACAGATAAACGCAATGGGTAATATAAATCTTGATGCGGTAAAAGAATATGAAGAAATCCTATCAAGATATAGCTATCTGAAGCAGCAGATAGAAGATTTAGAATTGGGCAAAAAGGAATTACTTGATATTATCAGTGATCTTTATGAAGCCATGACAGAACAGTTTAAGATTAATTTCATCAAGCTCCAGGATAGTTTTTCAAAAATATTCAATATTCTTTTTGAAGGGGGACGTGCTTACCTGGAGTTTACAGACCCCTCGGGTGTTTTAGAAGGAGGGATTGAACTGGTCGCTCAGCCCCCAGGAAAAAGACTTCGTCATATTTCACTTTTATCTGGTGGAGAAAAATCTATGGTTGCAATTGCCTTGTTGTTTTCATTTTTGGAAATTAATCCATCGCCGTTTTGTGTCATCGATGAGATTGATGCAGCGCTTGATGACCATAATATATTTCGATATATTAATTATCTAAAAACTTTGTCAAATGATAATCAGTTTATTACGATTACTCATCGACGAAAAACACTGGAAGTCTGCGATGATTTATATGGGGTATCCATGTCTAAAGAAGGAGTATCACAACTCGTTTCAGTTCGGTTAACTGATTATATCTAAATGGAGGTTATAATGGAACTAAGTTTATTTGAAAAAATGCGCAATCGTCTGGTTAAAACAAAGGACGATTTTAAAGAAAAAATTGAAAATGTTTTGTACATGGGAAGCTTCGATGATGATTTTTTTGATGAGCTGGAAGAAACTCTTATTTTATCAGATCTGGGTGCTGAATCATCGATGAAAATATCAGAACAGCTAAGGGATAAGATTAAAGAGACTCATTCAAAAAGTAAAGAAGAAGTAATGGAATTCTTAAAAGAAATTCTGATAGAAATGGTGGATGTACCGACAGAAGAACCTGAGTTTCCGAGAATTATGCTGGTTGTAGGAGTTAACGGTGTAGGGAAAACTACGACAATAGCAAAGCTGGCCAGCCGCTATAAAAGTGAAGGGAAAAAGGTTGTGATAGCTGCTGGAGACACCTTTCGAGCGGCAGCGGTGGAGCAGATTGATGAATGGTCTAAAAGAATTGGTGTAGACCTGATTAAAAGCACAACGGGTGCGGATCCAAGTGCAGTTGTATTTGATGCTATTGGAGCTGCCAGAGCGAGAAATGCTGATATATTAATTTGTGATACCGCAGGTAGACTTCATAATAAGGTCAATTTGATGAATGAGCTTCAAAAAATCAGTCGCGTGGTCAAGCGCGAAGGGGAAGGCTTTAAAATCCATAATTTGATGGTTCTTGATGCAACAACGGGCCAGAATGCTCTTAATCAGGCAAAAGTATTTAAAGATGCTGTCGACGTCAGTGGTATAGTTTTGACAAAATTAGATGGAACTGCTAAAGGGGGGATTGCGATTTCTTTGATTGATGAAATGCAGATTCCTATCGAATATGTAGGCATCGGTGAAAAATCAGATGACCTGATTGACTTTGATGCTAAAAAATTTGTGGATATGCTTTTTGAATAATACTTGACATTTTATGTCAGGCACATTATAATAACAAAGTCGTCAAGTAGATTTCCTTTACGACAGTTTGCGGGTAAAGATGGAAAAAAAAGTTGAAGAACAATACCTATTTGATTTTTATGGAGAACTCCTGACTGACAAGCAAAAGCAGATTCTTGAATATTACTATTATGAAGATTTTAGTCTGGCAGAAATTGCAGAAGTTATGTCTGTGACTCGACAAGGGATATTTGACGTTATTAAGCGAACAAAATCCATGATGGAAACCTATGAGAAAAAATTAGGCTTGGTTAGACGGTTTTTAAAGAGTCAGAAGATAATTAATGAAATTCAGGCAGAAATCAGAGAATTGACAGGACTGGAAAAGTTTTCGGATCATCAGGATCAATTTTTGAGAATGATCGATCAGTTAAACAGAATTAACGAAGAAAGCTAGAGGGAATCATGATATTTGAAGGATTAAGCGAAAAATTCCAAAATATTTTTTCACAAATGAAAAAAAAGGGCAAACTGAGTGAGAAAGATATTAAGGAAATAAATCGTGAAATTAAGATGGCTCTGCTTGAGGCAGATGTTAACTTTAAGGTTGTTAAACAATTTACCAAAAACATCAGCGAACGAGCTGTTGGTGCTGAAGTTTTAAATAGTTTAACGCCAGGTCAGCAGTTCATAAAAATAGTTAAAGATGAAATGACAGTGCTTTTGGGTGGCGAAATCGAGAGAATGGATTTTGTTGACGGAAGACGCAATATTTTTATGATGGTTGGTCTTCAGGGTGCTGGTAAAACTACAACAGCCGGTAAGCTTGCAAATCTCTTAAGAAAAGAGAAAAAATTCAAGCCATTATTAGTGGCCTGTGATGTTTACAGACCTGCTGCGATAAGGCAGCTGGAAATACTGGGTGAAGAATTAAAGATTGATGTTTACTCTGAGCATGATAATAAAGATGCGGTATCGATAGCCAGAAATGGGCTTAAAAAAGCCGAAGATGGTTTTTATGACCTGGTGATCTTTGATACGGCTGGTCGGTTACAAATAGATGAACTATTAATGAACGAATTGGTCGAAATTAAAGAAGCAGTCAAGCCGACTGAGATTTTATTAACGGTTGACGGGATGACTGGTCAGGAATCGGTCAATGTAGCTAACGAATTTAACCGGCTGTTAGATATAAGCGGTGTAATTCTAACCAAACTGGACGGAGATACCCGAGGTGGTGCAGCACTTTCCATAACCTATACAGTTGAGAAACCTGTAAAATATATTGGAACCGGGGAAAAATTAACAGATATAGAACTTTTTTATCCTGATCGGATGGCTTCTCGTATTTTGGGAATGGGCGATGTTTTATCGTTCATCGATAAAGCACAGAACATGATTGATGAGGAAAAAGCCAAACAACTTGAAGAAAAAATTAAGAATCAGGAATTTGATCTGAATGATTTTCTGGATCAGATTCATCAGATAGAAGAAATGGGATCATTAAACTCTTTACTTGAAATGATGCCGGGCGCCAATAAAAAAGCGCTAAAAGGCCTGGATTTATCCGGAGCCAGTACCAAGCAGACAGAAGCGATTATTCTGTCCATGACTAAAGAAGAACGACGTAAACCTGGTATTATTAATGCGAGTCGACGCAAGCGAATCGCTTCAGGCAGTGGGACTAGTGTCTCGGACGTCAATCGTCTTTTAAAGGGTTTTGAACAGTCACGCAAGTTGATGAAACAGATGTCAAATCCAAATGTTTCCAAAAAGGGACGGTTCAAATTACCATTTATGTAAAAGTTATCGAGGACTTATGTCATCAGATAAAGTTATAGAAAGGGGGAAATAAAATGGCAGTAAAAATCAGATTAAAGAGAATGGGTAAAAAGAAAAAACCTTTTTATAGAATCGTTGTCGCTGATTCACGAGCACCTCGTGATGGAAAATTCATCGAGGAAATTGGTTACTACAATCCATGTGTTGAACCAAATATTGTAAAAGTTGATGCTGAAAAGGCGAAATCATGGTTGGCAAATGGTGCTAAACCAACAGATACTGTAAAATATTTACTGAAACAAGAAAGCGTTATCGAGTAGGAACAGGAGGTTATGATGAAAGAACTTGTAGAAATTATTGCAAAGTCTCTGGTTGATCATCCCGAGGAAGTATCTGTGACGGAAGTAGAAGGTGAACAGTCGATTACTTTAGAACTAAAAGTCGCAAATGATGACATGGGTAAGGTGATAGGAAAACAGGGGCGCATTGCCAAAGCAATTCGAACCGTCATTAAAGCCGCCGCCACTAAAGAAGATAAACGTGTCATGCTGGAAATTATTCAGTAAGTAAGACATGGGCTGTGCAAACAGCTCTTTTTTTTATGTAAGTTTTAGAGGAGTAGGAAAATGAGTAAAGATACCATGGTAATTGGCCGTGTTTCAGGTGTTCATGGGATAAAAGGGGAAGTGAAGGTACTGCCGCTAACTGATGACCATGAACGTTTTTATGCGCTTAAAAAGGTCACTCTTTTAAATCAGAAGTCTAGAAAAGAATTTGTGATAGATTCGTGTCGTCTTCACAAAAACTCCGTATTGTTGAATCTCAATGGGGTGACAAATAGGAATGCAGCGGAACTACTGATTGGAATGGAAATTATGATTAATCGTGATCAGGCTGTAGAGTTAAACGAAGACGAATATTTTGTCGAAGATCTCAAGGGGATGGAAGTATTCAATGAACAGGAATTTCTGGGGAAACTTACAGATATTTTGCAGACCGGAGGAGTCGATGTTTATATGATCAAAGGAAACAAACGGGAATACTGTGTTCCGGCAAGGAAGATATATTTCGTGAATTTTGATTTTGCAAACAATCGGATCGAAGCAAATATACCAAAGGAAATTCTGGAAATATGAAATACTATTTTTTAACGCTTTTTCCTGAAATTTTTGAAACATATTTTTCATCAGGTATGATGAAGAAGGCTATTGAAAAAGGGATTGTTGAAATTGAAGTAATTAATATTCGTGATTTTTCCGGTAATAAACATTTAAAAGTTGACGATACACCTTATGGCGGGGGAGCAGGAATGGTGATGGCTGCACCGCCAATTGCCGCAGCGTTAAAGAGTATTGAAGCATATGAAAGAATTCCAGTTATTTATCCTACTCCAGGAGGGAAGCCTTTTCAGCAGAAGGACAGTCAGGAACTGGCTGATAATCAGGCACTTATTTTTATTTGTGGACACTACGAAGGGATTGATCAAAGAGTTGTCGATCAGTATGTGGATTTGCAATTCTCTTTGGGTGATTATGTTTTGACAGGTGGAGAACTTCCGGCAATAACGATTGCTGATGCTGTTTCCAGACACCTAAAGGACTTTTTGGGGAATGCTGATAGTCTTGAAGAAGAATCATTTGAATCGGGTCTGCTGGAATATCCCCAATATACAAAGCCGAGGCAGTTTGAGGGGCTTGATGTACCTGAGATTCTGTTATCTGGACATCATGCTGAGATTAAAAAGTGGCGGTTAGGTAAAGCTATAGAAAAAACTAAAAAGGTCAGACCGGATCTCTATCAAAAATATAAAAAA
This genomic interval from Eubacteriaceae bacterium ES3 contains the following:
- the rpsP gene encoding 30S ribosomal protein S16, which produces MAVKIRLKRMGKKKKPFYRIVVADSRAPRDGKFIEEIGYYNPCVEPNIVKVDAEKAKSWLANGAKPTDTVKYLLKQESVIE
- a CDS encoding putative DNA-binding protein; translation: MEKKVEEQYLFDFYGELLTDKQKQILEYYYYEDFSLAEIAEVMSVTRQGIFDVIKRTKSMMETYEKKLGLVRRFLKSQKIINEIQAEIRELTGLEKFSDHQDQFLRMIDQLNRINEES
- the ffh gene encoding signal recognition particle protein: MIFEGLSEKFQNIFSQMKKKGKLSEKDIKEINREIKMALLEADVNFKVVKQFTKNISERAVGAEVLNSLTPGQQFIKIVKDEMTVLLGGEIERMDFVDGRRNIFMMVGLQGAGKTTTAGKLANLLRKEKKFKPLLVACDVYRPAAIRQLEILGEELKIDVYSEHDNKDAVSIARNGLKKAEDGFYDLVIFDTAGRLQIDELLMNELVEIKEAVKPTEILLTVDGMTGQESVNVANEFNRLLDISGVILTKLDGDTRGGAALSITYTVEKPVKYIGTGEKLTDIELFYPDRMASRILGMGDVLSFIDKAQNMIDEEKAKQLEEKIKNQEFDLNDFLDQIHQIEEMGSLNSLLEMMPGANKKALKGLDLSGASTKQTEAIILSMTKEERRKPGIINASRRKRIASGSGTSVSDVNRLLKGFEQSRKLMKQMSNPNVSKKGRFKLPFM
- the rimM gene encoding ribosome maturation factor RimM (Essential for efficient processing of 16S rRNA), translating into MSKDTMVIGRVSGVHGIKGEVKVLPLTDDHERFYALKKVTLLNQKSRKEFVIDSCRLHKNSVLLNLNGVTNRNAAELLIGMEIMINRDQAVELNEDEYFVEDLKGMEVFNEQEFLGKLTDILQTGGVDVYMIKGNKREYCVPARKIYFVNFDFANNRIEANIPKEILEI
- the trmD gene encoding tRNA (guanosine(37)-N1)-methyltransferase TrmD, producing the protein MKYYFLTLFPEIFETYFSSGMMKKAIEKGIVEIEVINIRDFSGNKHLKVDDTPYGGGAGMVMAAPPIAAALKSIEAYERIPVIYPTPGGKPFQQKDSQELADNQALIFICGHYEGIDQRVVDQYVDLQFSLGDYVLTGGELPAITIADAVSRHLKDFLGNADSLEEESFESGLLEYPQYTKPRQFEGLDVPEILLSGHHAEIKKWRLGKAIEKTKKVRPDLYQKYKKKLAK
- the ftsY gene encoding signal recognition particle-docking protein FtsY; its protein translation is MELSLFEKMRNRLVKTKDDFKEKIENVLYMGSFDDDFFDELEETLILSDLGAESSMKISEQLRDKIKETHSKSKEEVMEFLKEILIEMVDVPTEEPEFPRIMLVVGVNGVGKTTTIAKLASRYKSEGKKVVIAAGDTFRAAAVEQIDEWSKRIGVDLIKSTTGADPSAVVFDAIGAARARNADILICDTAGRLHNKVNLMNELQKISRVVKREGEGFKIHNLMVLDATTGQNALNQAKVFKDAVDVSGIVLTKLDGTAKGGIAISLIDEMQIPIEYVGIGEKSDDLIDFDAKKFVDMLFE
- a CDS encoding KH domain-containing protein, with translation MKELVEIIAKSLVDHPEEVSVTEVEGEQSITLELKVANDDMGKVIGKQGRIAKAIRTVIKAAATKEDKRVMLEIIQ